One stretch of Daphnia pulicaria isolate SC F1-1A chromosome 6, SC_F0-13Bv2, whole genome shotgun sequence DNA includes these proteins:
- the LOC124344582 gene encoding uncharacterized protein LOC124344582 isoform X2, with protein MFEFQLVGIAHTYHPFQRRRMDPNRNSYKCWAFLLFLLVVESAVVNGKADASNSGLPVAFDTVPLGDFHIRTYEKELGSLNRFYFAPLALLEHTSASSGRNNLTGENQLAFRVEMWTEELVHVVKEHLSNVTGLDVAENKVSVLPFEKVSMRCRRCGSSGTGRPDSHWRSFSHGPKQMQFRLVCPTLEECRDLGQQMIHHPEQFSSQLTLYFRFDHKSLTSGGSLRRKSASVSGEHVWNGPIMADLNRRFSNSSFALVTAQDRARIVSEALENVLTDVEVLEDSDNLGLEPEDETRLRRILENLIFENHIIPLEEDDESSWNSLYWDYENAGSDVRPDVMARKLNKIYQNADEKERKWMVQQVMQDEPSGLMASAKNVVSDETLRALTNVFQTSPSRLSSRLEESRRTIQWERNHFAPRLTKLYRINLDKLRNSFKPVRNIPIKYSVVDLKLDLNVQPTMSRINFDRKPQIPKSRNEEIQELSQPAPTSDPTGNEAGPGIFQGLFQTIRGAITGGGIETAPYTVLRKEKEYEERLYPAQKWVKTQTESISKDSASSAMFWKLFNYISGQNDKKTKVPMTAPVSVFIEPGSGPNCESTFTMAFYVPAAFQDDTPQPTESDVTIEERPEFKVLARTYGGFSNDRVTQQERQNLFDSLAEEDKQLVNQTGPYYYAGYDPPFKLFYRRNEVWMIPQSELNLPLDAESQQHTTVAKPISSCDEKNESDN; from the exons ATGTTTGAGTTTCagttagttggtattgcacatACATATCACCCCTTCCAGCGCCGAAGGATGGATCCAAACCGGAATTCTTATAA GTGCTGggcctttttgttgtttttactcGTCGTCGAGTCGGCCGTCGTTAACGGAAAAGCGGATGCATCGAATTCCGGACTTCCGGTAGCTTTCGACACTGTTCCGCTTGGCGATTTTCACATCCGCACCTACGAGAAGGAACTTGGTTCTTTGAATCGATTCTACTTCGCCCCGTTGGCTCTGCTGGAGCACACGAGTGCCTCTAGCGGCCGTAATAACTTGACCGGCGAAAATCAGCTGGCCTTCCGCGTCGAGATGTGGACGGAAGAGCTGGTCCACGTCGTCAAAGAGCATCTGAGCAACGTGACTGGGCTGGACGTGGCCGAGAACAAAGTGAGCGTGTTGCCGTTCGAAAAAGTTTCGATGCGCTGCCGACGGTGCGGCAGCAGCGGGACGGGCCGGCCCGATAGCCACTGGCGATCCTTTTCGCACGGACCCAAACAGATGCAATTCCGGCTGGTCTGCCCCACCTTGGAAGAGTGTCGAGATCTCGGCCAACAAATGATTCACCATCCGGAGCAGTTCTCCTCGCAGCTGACGCTCTACTTCCGATTTGATCATAAAAGTTTGACGTCCGGGGGCTCCTTGAGACGCAAGTCCGCCTCCGTGTCCGGCGAGCACGTTTGGAACGGGCCAATTATGGCGGATTTGAATAGGAGATTTTCCAACTCTTCATTCGCTTTGGTGACCGCCCAGGATCGCGCCAGGATCGTTTCCGAAGCTCTGGAAAATGTTCTGACGGATGTCGAGGTGTTGGAGGATTCCGACAATCTCGGACTGGAACCCGAGGACGAAACGCGTTTGCGCAGGATTTTGGAGAATCTCATCTTTGAAAATCACATCATTCCGCTGGAGGAAGATGACGAATCTTCGTGGAATTCGCTCTACTGGGACTACGAGAACGCCGGATCGGATGTGAGGCCGGACGTCATGGCCCGGAAACTCAACAAAATTTACCAGAACGCGGATGAGAAGGAGCGCAAGTGGATGGTTCAACAAGTGATGCAGGATGAGCCTTCCGGCCTGATGGCGTCGGCGAAAAATGTCGTCAGTGATGAGACACTTCGGGCTCTGACGAACGTCTTCCAAACTTCGCCATCACGTCTTTCGAGTAGGCTGGAAGAAAGCAGAAGAACTATCCAGTGGGAGAGAAATCATTTCGCTCCCAGGCTGACGAAATTGTACCGAATCAATTTGGACAAGCTGCGCAACAGTTTCAAGCCCGTGCGGAATATTCCCATCAAATATTCGGTCGTCGACTTGAAATTGGATCTAAACGTTCAACCGACAATGTCGCGAATCAATTTCGACAGAAAACCTCAAATTCCTAAATCca GAAATGAGGAAATTCAAGAGCTATCGCAACCAGCGCCTACAAGTGACCCAACAGGAAATGAGGCCGGCCCTGGAATATTTCAAG gtctgttccaaacaattcgCGGGGCCATCACCGGCGGAGGCATAGAGACTGCTCCCTACACCGttctgagaaaagaaaag GAATATGAGGAGAGGCTTTATCCAGCTCAGAAATGGGTGAAGACCCAAACAGAGAGCATCTCGAAAGATTCTGCTTCTTCTGCCATGTTCTGGAAGCTGTTCAACTACATTTCAGGCCAGAATGATAAGAAAACCAAAGTTCCCATGACTGCTCCAGTCTCTGTTTTCATTGAACCTGGATCTGGTCCCAACTGCGAAAGCACTTTCACTATGGCATTCTATGTTCCGGCTGCTTTTCAAGATGACACACCACAACCCACAGAAAGTGATGTGACGATtgaagaacgtccagagttcAAGGTTCTAGCAAG aaCTTATGGGGGCTTTTCCAACGACCGCGTCACACAACAGGAACGTCAAAACCTGTTTGATTCTCTGGCTGAAGAGGATAAACAATTAGTCAACCAAACCGGACCATATTATTACGCTGGATACGATCCCccattcaaacttttttatcGCCGCAACGAAGTATGGATGATTCCCCAATCTGAATTGAACTTGCCTCTTGATGCAGAATCCCAACAGCACACAACTGTCGCAAAGCCCATCAGCTCTTGCGACGAGAAAAATGAATCGGACAATTGA
- the LOC124344582 gene encoding uncharacterized protein LOC124344582 isoform X3, translated as MFEFQLVGIAHTYHPFQRRRMDPNRNSYKCWAFLLFLLVVESAVVNGKADASNSGLPVAFDTVPLGDFHIRTYEKELGSLNRFYFAPLALLEHTSASSGRNNLTGENQLAFRVEMWTEELVHVVKEHLSNVTGLDVAENKVSVLPFEKVSMRCRRCGSSGTGRPDSHWRSFSHGPKQMQFRLVCPTLEECRDLGQQMIHHPEQFSSQLTLYFRFDHKSLTSGGSLRRKSASVSGEHVWNGPIMADLNRRFSNSSFALVTAQDRARIVSEALENVLTDVEVLEDSDNLGLEPEDETRLRRILENLIFENHIIPLEEDDESSWNSLYWDYENAGSDVRPDVMARKLNKIYQNADEKERKWMVQQVMQDEPSGLMASAKNVVSDETLRALTNVFQTSPSRLSSRLEESRRTIQWERNHFAPRLTKLYRINLDKLRNSFKPVRNIPIKYSVVDLKLDLNVQPTMSRINFDRKPQIPKSTGNEEIQELSQPAPTSDPTGNEAGPGIFQGLFQTIRGAITGGGIETAPYTVLRKEKEYEERLYPAQKWVKTQTESISKDSASSAMFWKLFNYISGQNDKKTKVPMTAPVSVFIEPGSGPNCESTFTMAFYVPAAFQDDTPQPTESDVTIEERPEFKVLARAFQGPSDETAFVQEAVLFGELIQSNKETGVDFDTYFSAQYYNGDPGSVEIEEIWFKKANSFLV; from the exons ATGTTTGAGTTTCagttagttggtattgcacatACATATCACCCCTTCCAGCGCCGAAGGATGGATCCAAACCGGAATTCTTATAA GTGCTGggcctttttgttgtttttactcGTCGTCGAGTCGGCCGTCGTTAACGGAAAAGCGGATGCATCGAATTCCGGACTTCCGGTAGCTTTCGACACTGTTCCGCTTGGCGATTTTCACATCCGCACCTACGAGAAGGAACTTGGTTCTTTGAATCGATTCTACTTCGCCCCGTTGGCTCTGCTGGAGCACACGAGTGCCTCTAGCGGCCGTAATAACTTGACCGGCGAAAATCAGCTGGCCTTCCGCGTCGAGATGTGGACGGAAGAGCTGGTCCACGTCGTCAAAGAGCATCTGAGCAACGTGACTGGGCTGGACGTGGCCGAGAACAAAGTGAGCGTGTTGCCGTTCGAAAAAGTTTCGATGCGCTGCCGACGGTGCGGCAGCAGCGGGACGGGCCGGCCCGATAGCCACTGGCGATCCTTTTCGCACGGACCCAAACAGATGCAATTCCGGCTGGTCTGCCCCACCTTGGAAGAGTGTCGAGATCTCGGCCAACAAATGATTCACCATCCGGAGCAGTTCTCCTCGCAGCTGACGCTCTACTTCCGATTTGATCATAAAAGTTTGACGTCCGGGGGCTCCTTGAGACGCAAGTCCGCCTCCGTGTCCGGCGAGCACGTTTGGAACGGGCCAATTATGGCGGATTTGAATAGGAGATTTTCCAACTCTTCATTCGCTTTGGTGACCGCCCAGGATCGCGCCAGGATCGTTTCCGAAGCTCTGGAAAATGTTCTGACGGATGTCGAGGTGTTGGAGGATTCCGACAATCTCGGACTGGAACCCGAGGACGAAACGCGTTTGCGCAGGATTTTGGAGAATCTCATCTTTGAAAATCACATCATTCCGCTGGAGGAAGATGACGAATCTTCGTGGAATTCGCTCTACTGGGACTACGAGAACGCCGGATCGGATGTGAGGCCGGACGTCATGGCCCGGAAACTCAACAAAATTTACCAGAACGCGGATGAGAAGGAGCGCAAGTGGATGGTTCAACAAGTGATGCAGGATGAGCCTTCCGGCCTGATGGCGTCGGCGAAAAATGTCGTCAGTGATGAGACACTTCGGGCTCTGACGAACGTCTTCCAAACTTCGCCATCACGTCTTTCGAGTAGGCTGGAAGAAAGCAGAAGAACTATCCAGTGGGAGAGAAATCATTTCGCTCCCAGGCTGACGAAATTGTACCGAATCAATTTGGACAAGCTGCGCAACAGTTTCAAGCCCGTGCGGAATATTCCCATCAAATATTCGGTCGTCGACTTGAAATTGGATCTAAACGTTCAACCGACAATGTCGCGAATCAATTTCGACAGAAAACCTCAAATTCCTAAATCca CAGGAAATGAGGAAATTCAAGAGCTATCGCAACCAGCGCCTACAAGTGACCCAACAGGAAATGAGGCCGGCCCTGGAATATTTCAAG gtctgttccaaacaattcgCGGGGCCATCACCGGCGGAGGCATAGAGACTGCTCCCTACACCGttctgagaaaagaaaag GAATATGAGGAGAGGCTTTATCCAGCTCAGAAATGGGTGAAGACCCAAACAGAGAGCATCTCGAAAGATTCTGCTTCTTCTGCCATGTTCTGGAAGCTGTTCAACTACATTTCAGGCCAGAATGATAAGAAAACCAAAGTTCCCATGACTGCTCCAGTCTCTGTTTTCATTGAACCTGGATCTGGTCCCAACTGCGAAAGCACTTTCACTATGGCATTCTATGTTCCGGCTGCTTTTCAAGATGACACACCACAACCCACAGAAAGTGATGTGACGATtgaagaacgtccagagttcAAGGTTCTAGCAAG AGCTTTTCAAGGCCCTTCTGATGAAACAGCTTTTGTGCAAGAGGCAGTTCTTTTCGGGGAATTGATTCAGTCAAACAAAGAAACTGGGGTTGATTTTGATACTTATTTTTCCGCGCAATATTATAATGGAGATCCCGGCTCTGTCGAGATCGAAGAAATATGGtttaaaaaagcgaattcattCCTAGTATAA
- the LOC124344582 gene encoding uncharacterized protein LOC124344582 isoform X1, which translates to MFEFQLVGIAHTYHPFQRRRMDPNRNSYKCWAFLLFLLVVESAVVNGKADASNSGLPVAFDTVPLGDFHIRTYEKELGSLNRFYFAPLALLEHTSASSGRNNLTGENQLAFRVEMWTEELVHVVKEHLSNVTGLDVAENKVSVLPFEKVSMRCRRCGSSGTGRPDSHWRSFSHGPKQMQFRLVCPTLEECRDLGQQMIHHPEQFSSQLTLYFRFDHKSLTSGGSLRRKSASVSGEHVWNGPIMADLNRRFSNSSFALVTAQDRARIVSEALENVLTDVEVLEDSDNLGLEPEDETRLRRILENLIFENHIIPLEEDDESSWNSLYWDYENAGSDVRPDVMARKLNKIYQNADEKERKWMVQQVMQDEPSGLMASAKNVVSDETLRALTNVFQTSPSRLSSRLEESRRTIQWERNHFAPRLTKLYRINLDKLRNSFKPVRNIPIKYSVVDLKLDLNVQPTMSRINFDRKPQIPKSTGNEEIQELSQPAPTSDPTGNEAGPGIFQGLFQTIRGAITGGGIETAPYTVLRKEKEYEERLYPAQKWVKTQTESISKDSASSAMFWKLFNYISGQNDKKTKVPMTAPVSVFIEPGSGPNCESTFTMAFYVPAAFQDDTPQPTESDVTIEERPEFKVLARTYGGFSNDRVTQQERQNLFDSLAEEDKQLVNQTGPYYYAGYDPPFKLFYRRNEVWMIPQSELNLPLDAESQQHTTVAKPISSCDEKNESDN; encoded by the exons ATGTTTGAGTTTCagttagttggtattgcacatACATATCACCCCTTCCAGCGCCGAAGGATGGATCCAAACCGGAATTCTTATAA GTGCTGggcctttttgttgtttttactcGTCGTCGAGTCGGCCGTCGTTAACGGAAAAGCGGATGCATCGAATTCCGGACTTCCGGTAGCTTTCGACACTGTTCCGCTTGGCGATTTTCACATCCGCACCTACGAGAAGGAACTTGGTTCTTTGAATCGATTCTACTTCGCCCCGTTGGCTCTGCTGGAGCACACGAGTGCCTCTAGCGGCCGTAATAACTTGACCGGCGAAAATCAGCTGGCCTTCCGCGTCGAGATGTGGACGGAAGAGCTGGTCCACGTCGTCAAAGAGCATCTGAGCAACGTGACTGGGCTGGACGTGGCCGAGAACAAAGTGAGCGTGTTGCCGTTCGAAAAAGTTTCGATGCGCTGCCGACGGTGCGGCAGCAGCGGGACGGGCCGGCCCGATAGCCACTGGCGATCCTTTTCGCACGGACCCAAACAGATGCAATTCCGGCTGGTCTGCCCCACCTTGGAAGAGTGTCGAGATCTCGGCCAACAAATGATTCACCATCCGGAGCAGTTCTCCTCGCAGCTGACGCTCTACTTCCGATTTGATCATAAAAGTTTGACGTCCGGGGGCTCCTTGAGACGCAAGTCCGCCTCCGTGTCCGGCGAGCACGTTTGGAACGGGCCAATTATGGCGGATTTGAATAGGAGATTTTCCAACTCTTCATTCGCTTTGGTGACCGCCCAGGATCGCGCCAGGATCGTTTCCGAAGCTCTGGAAAATGTTCTGACGGATGTCGAGGTGTTGGAGGATTCCGACAATCTCGGACTGGAACCCGAGGACGAAACGCGTTTGCGCAGGATTTTGGAGAATCTCATCTTTGAAAATCACATCATTCCGCTGGAGGAAGATGACGAATCTTCGTGGAATTCGCTCTACTGGGACTACGAGAACGCCGGATCGGATGTGAGGCCGGACGTCATGGCCCGGAAACTCAACAAAATTTACCAGAACGCGGATGAGAAGGAGCGCAAGTGGATGGTTCAACAAGTGATGCAGGATGAGCCTTCCGGCCTGATGGCGTCGGCGAAAAATGTCGTCAGTGATGAGACACTTCGGGCTCTGACGAACGTCTTCCAAACTTCGCCATCACGTCTTTCGAGTAGGCTGGAAGAAAGCAGAAGAACTATCCAGTGGGAGAGAAATCATTTCGCTCCCAGGCTGACGAAATTGTACCGAATCAATTTGGACAAGCTGCGCAACAGTTTCAAGCCCGTGCGGAATATTCCCATCAAATATTCGGTCGTCGACTTGAAATTGGATCTAAACGTTCAACCGACAATGTCGCGAATCAATTTCGACAGAAAACCTCAAATTCCTAAATCca CAGGAAATGAGGAAATTCAAGAGCTATCGCAACCAGCGCCTACAAGTGACCCAACAGGAAATGAGGCCGGCCCTGGAATATTTCAAG gtctgttccaaacaattcgCGGGGCCATCACCGGCGGAGGCATAGAGACTGCTCCCTACACCGttctgagaaaagaaaag GAATATGAGGAGAGGCTTTATCCAGCTCAGAAATGGGTGAAGACCCAAACAGAGAGCATCTCGAAAGATTCTGCTTCTTCTGCCATGTTCTGGAAGCTGTTCAACTACATTTCAGGCCAGAATGATAAGAAAACCAAAGTTCCCATGACTGCTCCAGTCTCTGTTTTCATTGAACCTGGATCTGGTCCCAACTGCGAAAGCACTTTCACTATGGCATTCTATGTTCCGGCTGCTTTTCAAGATGACACACCACAACCCACAGAAAGTGATGTGACGATtgaagaacgtccagagttcAAGGTTCTAGCAAG aaCTTATGGGGGCTTTTCCAACGACCGCGTCACACAACAGGAACGTCAAAACCTGTTTGATTCTCTGGCTGAAGAGGATAAACAATTAGTCAACCAAACCGGACCATATTATTACGCTGGATACGATCCCccattcaaacttttttatcGCCGCAACGAAGTATGGATGATTCCCCAATCTGAATTGAACTTGCCTCTTGATGCAGAATCCCAACAGCACACAACTGTCGCAAAGCCCATCAGCTCTTGCGACGAGAAAAATGAATCGGACAATTGA